CTTGAGAAGCTGGACTGAGTCTTTAAAAATAACAAAATTATAAAGGAATGCGTAGATAATTCCGATGGCGATCGCCAAATAAAACAAGGGGAATTGGGCGGGTGATAATTTCAAAAAAGAAGAAAAATATACTGTAAAAAAGCCGATCATACCAAGAGAAAAGTAACGACTGCCGTACCTCGAGAAGTAAAAGGCGCTAAATATGATGGCTATCATCAATGCTGAAACGAGGATGGCGTTCCAGGCCAATAAGGAACCTAACGTCACGCCGCATCCAGCGGACAGCGCGAGCAGCAGCGTAGTCACTTGTTTCTTTTCCTTCGTATCATCCATTACGACCATAATCCCCATGAGACCGGCTATCCCTGAGATGATGGATGGCAAAAGCGGCTCAAAACCCAGCAAATTTAAGATAAGTGTAGTTGTAAAAACAGAGGAAATTAAACTAATGGTCGCTTTACCAGCCTGATTCAGCCGTTTCCGGCCCGGATCAGAGGCTAGTAACCGGCGGAGCCAATAGGATCTATATATGAATTGCTTCACTGCAGCATCCACCTTTTTGTATTCATCGCTTATTTTTTTACTTCTTCTATGTTAAGGGGTTTTAGCGTTCGGAACAACTTTTTTGTCCCGTCTGAACCACAAAAAACCACCTGCAAATCAGTAAGCAGATGGGAGAAAATTATTCAATAACTAAGATTGAATAATAGGGAATTTTTGTATGACCTGAGGTGGAATTAAATGGATGAATGGATAAACCAGTTATTTTCCTTTCAGCTGGTTCATCACATCTGTAATTTCATTAAAGTAGGCGGAGGCTTGCTCGTACTGCTCCGTAACCAAGTTGACAAACAGGATATCGATCATATGCAGCTGGGCTAGACGGGAAGAAGTCGCACCACTCCGGAATGGCGCTGGTATCTCCCGGGAAGCGGAAATAAACAGGGAAATATTAGCTGAATTCGTCACCGGTGACTGACCGTATCTTGTCAGGCTGATCGTTTTTGCCCCTTTTTCCTTCGCGATCTCCATGACTTTAGCTGTTTCATACGTTTCTCCGGAAAATGAAATCCCAAAGACGACGTCCTGCTCATCCACGTTAGCAATATTCATGACCGCATTGTGAAGGTCTGTAAAGGCGGACGTACTTTTGTTCATCCTCAAGAATTTCTGCTGAGCATCCTGAGCCACAATGCCAGACGCCCCCACACCAAAGAAGTGGATTCTCCGGGCGTTCTTAAGTACCTCAACCGCCCGCGCCAAAGTTTGATAATCGACCAGCTCAGTCGTTTCATTGATTGCCTGCATGCTGTTACTCGTTACTTTTTCTACAATAGAGTCCGGCTGCTCGCCCGGCTGAATATCCCGGTATTTGGAGCCGGGCTTTTTCTGTAAATCACCGGATATGCGCAATTTGAGCTCTTGTAATCCTTTTAACCCCAGAGACTTGCACAATCTCATGACCGCCGCGCTGCTGGTAGAACTTAATTCTCCCAGCTGACTGGCCGTACAGTGAATCGCCTCATGGGGCTGATCAAGTATAAACTGCGCGATTTTACGCTCAGATGGGGGAAGCTTATCCTTCATTTCGTTCAATATCACGAGCCCGCCGGTTAAAGAATTTTTCATCCATATCACCCCGCTTATCCTTTTATAGCTCCTTCAGTCATGCCTTTCACAATCCTGCGCTGGAAGATCGCATAGAGAATAATGACTGGAACAATCGCAATGACAAGACTTGCAAACAGCGTGCCCCATGCATTGGTATATTGCGTCTCATTACTAATGTAATCAATGGCGAGTGCCAGCGTATAGTTCTCTTCGGATTGTAAAAAAATCAACGCCATAAAGTATTCATTCCAAAATTGTATCATGTTCATGATAGTTACGGTAATAATCCCTGTGGTCGAAAGTGGTGTGATAATTTTCCATAGAATGCCGTAAGGGCTCATCCCATCAATGGATGCAGCCTCCTCCAATGATTTAGGGATCGTTGCCATAAAGCTGGTCAGCACAAAAATACTGAAAGGAAGCTGACTCACGGCATAAACGATCGCGAGGCCGAAGATATTATCAAGCAGATTCAGCTGCATCAATAAGAAAAACAACGGAATCCACCCGAGCACCATCGGAATCATCATCGCTGAAATATACAACGTAAATAACAGCCGGTTACCCCGGAACCTCATCCTCTCCAGAGCATAAGAAGTCGGAATGGCCATAGCAAGCGTCAATAACGCCCCAAGACCGGTCACAATTAAACTATTAAATACACTGATATCGATATTATAATTGGTCCATGCGTCCACGAAGTTACCGAAATTAAATGATTCAGGCATACCCCAGGGATTGGAGTAAATCTCAGCATTGGATTTAAAGGCCCCGAGAATCATCCATACGATCGGATATAAAACAGCGAGCGACCAAATAATGAGTGGAATGCGCACAATAGATCGTGAGAAAAATCCGCCTTTACGTTTCACTGTGTCCCCTCCTGCCGGTTAATATTCTACTTTCTCTCTTCTCATAAAGAATTGCATAATCAGCACGGTGATTAACGATAAAATCAGGATCATGACACCGATCGTCGCCCCGTAGCCAAAGTTGTATTTTACAAACGCCTGTTCATATAAGTATGACCCCATCACGTGTGTGGAGTTATTCGGACCGCCCTTTGTCATTACTTGAACGATAATAAAAGACCCATTCAATGTAGTAATAATAATGTATAAAATGGATATTTTAATCTGCGGCCAAATCAGTGGAAGCGTTACTTTCCAAAACTGCTGCCATTCCGTCGCTCCATCAATTTCCGCGGCTTCATAGTAGCTTTTTGAGATATTTGAAATTCCACCCATCAGCATAAGCATGAATAATCCTATTCCCGCCCAGACGGAAGGCAGCACTAGACTTGGCAGTGCCCAATCTTCACTTCCAAGCCACGGGCGCGTCCAGCTTTCAAGGCCGATAAATTCCAGGCCTGAGTTCACAAGCCCAAGACTCGGGTTGTAGATGAACATCCACAGAATACCGATAACCACCACCGACATAATATTCGGGAAGAAAAAGACGATGCGGTAAAAAGGGGCTTCTTTTATTTTCATTTGGGTTAACGCGACTGCAAAAAACGTTGCTAGAATCATGATGCCAATCACTTTCGTAACCACAAGAAAATAGTCATGAAGTATAGTTAAGGGGATAATATCATCGTTTAACAGCCGTTTATAATTATCGAATCCGACAAACTCTGCGAGAGACGATGCTCCCGACCACTCAAAAAAAGAGTAATACAATCCATTGAACAATGGATAGAGAGTAAATACTGAAAACATTATGAACGTAGGTACGAGACAAAAAGCAAGAAACAGATTACGCTGCTTTTTCGACTGAACCATCTCTTTCACCTCTTTTCAGGATAGGTAGTAAAAATGGAATGTGGAATTGGCTTCAGCCTCCACATTCCATCCCTTTTATGTCTTATTCCAAATTGCTGCGATACTCACTGGCTGCTTTTTCAGCTTCTTCTACAAACTCTTCCGCTGTAATATTACCAAGCATCAGGGAAACGAGTGAGTTACTGATTGGCGTTTCTAAATTTGAACTCATCGGGTGTGGTTTCTGATAAATTTGAACCTGATCCGGATCGTTGATCATCTTATTCGCTTCGATTAAGAACTGTGGAACTTCTTCGCTGGATGCTAAGTCCACACCTTGAAGGTTCATAATCGCACCGGTGTGCTCAGAAAACAATTTCGCATATTCCTTCGTAAACACAAATTCTACAAATGCTTTGGCTGCTTCTGGGTTCTCCGCTTTTTCAGCAATAGCTAGCGGTCTCAAGTCCGGCACAATCGCATATGGGTCCCCTTCATCCTGCATAGGAGACGGGATAAAACCATACTGGAAGTCTTCCGGCGTATCTTTTTCCATTTCATTTGGAAGCCAGAACCCAACAGGAATGAACGCGTTATCGTGCATCAGGAAGTTCATTTGCGACTGCGTATGGTTCAAAGCGCCAAATCCAGGATCAATATAGCCTTCTTTCTGCATCTGTTCTACTTTTTTCATTACATTAAGTACTGGTTCACTGGTCCAGGCGCCTTCTTCCCCTGTGATGACCTTATTTAGAAGTTCGTCACCGCCTGCAGCACCGAATGCTGGATACAGCATGCCCCGTAAGAAGTAATAAGGATACTGGCCCGTGGTTACAAATGGAGCAATGTCTTCTTCTTGTTTAATCTGTCCCATGGTATCCATGAAACCCGGGAAGTCTTTCGGCACATCCCAGCCTTTTTCCTCAAACCAGGCACTGTCATACCATGTACCCCACGTATCAAAAACGAGTGGCAGACTATAAACATCGCCATCATATTTAGCCGGATCTACAATAAAGCTTTCACTTAACGGAGTACCGTCTTCAAGTTCGATCCCGTTCATCCAATCCGTCAGATTCATCAGCTGACCATCTTCCACCATTTGAGTTTCACTGGATCCCGCACCATCAATATAGACAACATCAGGCGGATCATCGGATACCCAGCGCGAACGCATCTCTTCGTTGATATTTGGGCCCGCATGTTCCGTTATGGTTACATCAGGGTATTTCTCTTTAAAATCACCGATAACTTCCTTCCACCATGAATCTCCATATCCTCCAACGAAGTACTGAATTTCAAGTTCCCCGGAAATTTCTCCGTCTCCACCAGATTCAGAGCTTCCTTCCGAATCAGAACCTTCACTTTCACTGCTTGTGTCCTCCGATCCTGCTCCCGGAGCGCACGCTGCTAAAACTAAAACCAAAAATGCCACCAACATGAACCAGGCCGATTGTTTTCGCCAAATGGTCAATGCAAGCTCCCCCTTTTATTTGGTAAATTTATTTGAAACCCACAGTGTGGTGTTCAAATCATTCATCCTGTGTTCTCAGTGCCTGCCGCAGATGCCCCTCGTTCTTATCCAGCAGGTTAAGTGCTTTTTCATAAGAAACGCCTGACTGGAGCATGACAATAGCCGGCTTCACTTGAAAATCTGCCTCCACTAAGGTCTGGTCAGCTTTTTCATAAGATGTCTGCGTGCACTCCACAATAATCCGTTTGGCCCGCTCGCGCAGCTTATGATTACTCGCGTGAACGTCGACCATTAAATTCTCATATACCTTTCCGAGATGAACCATCGTTGTGGTGCTGATCATGTTCAATATCATCTTGTGGGCGGTAGCGGCTTTCAACCGAGTCGATCCTGTTAATACTTCTGGTCCTACCACTACTTCAATGGAAGTTTCGGCAAAAGCACTGATTTCCGACAAGGGATTGCACGAGAGCGATATCGTATAAGCCCCTTTCTCCCCTGCGTATTTCAAAGCTCCGATTGGATAAGGCGTACGGCCGCTTGCTGTAATTCCGACCACCACATCCAGGTCAGTGAGCTGTTTATCTTTGAGATCCATTTTTCCCTGCTGCTCATTGTCCTCTGTATTTTCACGCGCACGGGCTAGCGCATCGCCTCCGCCTGCCATAACAGCCTGGACTTTATCCGGCGGGACCATAAACGTAGGGGGACATTCTGACGCATCCAGGATTCCAAGTCTCCCACTTGTTCCTGCCCCAACGTAAAACAATCGTCCTCCTTTTTTTAAAGCTGTGGTAATATACTTAATCGCTTCCTCCACTTGCGGAAGTACGGTTTGCACAGCTTCCGCAACTCGCTGGTCTTCTTTATTCATTACCGTGAGGATTTCACCAGTCGACATTTGATCCATATGTTTTGACCGCAGATTACGCTGCTCTGTAGTTAATAAAGCTAAAGAATCTTCCATATTCCTTACCACCTTTCTTCACTTTGCGAGTAAACAGGCCCCGAATTCCGGCGGTCCAAAAGCTTTACAATAAGTTCCCAGCCTCCGCTTATGTAATTGTTCAATGAAATGCTGTTTTACAACCGCTGAATGTTGAAAAATAGATCCCGCTGCCGTCACCGGTGTTTCTGACGTAAACGATGAAGATTCCCGATACAAGCTTGCTGCATGCAGGATCAGTTCCTCCGCAGCCTCCTGCAAAAGAGCAATCGCTACTTCATCTCCCTGCTCTGAAGCAGCAATTACATGCCTGGCTAATCGCGCAATCTCGTGCTTTTCATGTGGACGTCCGTATAAATACGATATAAGCTGCGCTGGTTGCTCCAAATGAAGATCGCTTAAAAGTAAAGAAGTAATCGCGGTGTCTTGCCCACGACCATCCGCAGCTTTCGACACTTTTGACAGCGCTTTCAAAGATATGTAATAACCGCTGCCTTCATCGCCAATCAGGTGTCCCCAACCGCCGCAGCGAATGATCTTTCCGCATTTATCCATGGCAATCGCATTGGATCCGGTACCGGCGATAACGAGCATGCCGCTCGCAGCTTCTTCAGGAAGAGCCCCTTTCAATGCAATCATGCTGTCCGAGGTTACAAACAAATGACAATTTTCAGAAAAATTTAGAGAGTAAAATTTTTTTCTCAGTAACTCCGTCATATGTTCTTCATCATCCTGGCGTCCAACGCCAGCCAGTCCGCATCCCACTCCAACAATCTGATGTGGCGCGATCGTAAATTTTGCAAGCCCCTGTCTGATTAAACTTACGAGTCTTGCTCCTGCTTCTTCAAAACCAATAATATGAGGATTACTACCTTTTCCTATTATTCGTTTCGGCTGGGCCGGGAGCTTGTTTTGGCCGGCTTCCATAAACAAACAGGTCGTTTTCGTACCTCCGCCATCAATCCCAATGACATAATTCATGGCCATCCCCCAAACTTTTTTATGAATTTAGTATAACGTTCGTGATTTTTTATGTCAATTAAACTTTTAATATTTCGACATAAAATTTTAATTGACATTTAAATAGTTGGGATTTTATGGATGACCTGAGGTGGAACAATATGGAATATTACAAATGACTACGCCTGGATCAGTGGTTTACATTGAATAACTTTGCTATATACTCTTAAATCATATATCTTGACTTCAAACTATTAACTACGTTACCTTTAATCGTGCAGATAAAAATCATAAGGAGGAATGCCAAATGTCAACACTAACACTAGACCAAGCACACAGTGCTATCGACTTCCAGATTAAACACATGATGGTTTCGAAGGCTAAAGGAGAATTCACTGATTTTAATATAGAGGTGGATGGTGACTTTACAGATCTTGAATCTGCTAAAATCACAGCAACCATTCCTGTACAATCCATTGATACTGGAAATGAAGACCGTGATAATCACCTTCGCGCAGGTGACTTCTTTGAAGCGGAAACGTACCCGAATATGATTTTCGAAAGTAAATCCATCCAAAAAGTAGATGATGATGAGTACAAAATCACCGGAGACTTTACGATTAAAGGGGTAACGAATGAAGAAACATTTAACGTAGAGTATAACGGAACTTCCAAGAGTCCTTTGGACGGAAGTACGGTAGCTGGCTTCGACGTAAACGGAAAAGTCAACCGCGAAGCGTATGGCATGACGTATAACGCTGCCATGGAAACCGGAGGCCTTATGCTAGGTAAAGATGTAAAATTCGAAGGAAACTTTGAATTTATCGTATCTGAATAATACAGGTAAAAATTCCAATCCTCATGCACGAGAGGGTTGGAATTTTATTTATCTCTTCTGCCATAATGCCCCAACTATCTTTCCCCCTCTCTTTCGTGGTAAGATAATAGTAACGATAAGGAGGTTGATTTATGCCCTTTTCTACTGTAACGGTTAAAGAAAACAAGCAGGAATCCCAATTGCAAGTCCAGCGTATGGCGATCTTCAATCAGTCTAAAATTATTGAAGCCGTCAATGATCAAGATGAAACGTACTATCTTTTTTTTCATAAAGATCAGTATTTGAATTATGCTTCCGCGAAGAAATTGACCAAGCGGTCTTATGTGAATAAAGTCTTCCAAAAAGGGATCGTATTCCTACCTCCTCACCCGCTGATTGATTTCGTCCTCTCCTCCCAGCCTCAGTTCAGCAAGCGAAGTTTTAATGGATTATTTAAAAAACTCCAGAACTATTATAGTTTGCAGGAAACGGCTTTGATTGCCACTTACTTCGAATCCTTTATTAATAAAGAAAAATTATCAAACTTTATCGAAAGCCTTTTTTACAAAGAACGCCGTGACGGAAAATTACTGTCATGTTACCGAATTCTTCACATCCTTAAAGACTTCTCCCCACATCATCGTTTAGCGGACGCTTTTTCAGGAGATCTTGATTTCAACCGATATGATGAGCGTTACAAAAACAATGATGAGACCATTCTATCCTCCGATCCAATTTATATGGAGAAAAAATTGTATTCTTCCAAGCACCATGATCAGTCATTTCAGAAATTATCAAATATGTATACTAAACAAGGTCGAATAAATGATTTGCTGGCGATCTCCATTCAGCAAGCTGTCCATACGCAGGAGCCAAAAGATTATGCAGCCCTGCATGCGCTGATAGACAGTCGATTCGAGGACTTAGACCGTCTCCACCTCCTTGAAGATTTGCATAAACGCGGGTTGGCCATTGAGACGCTGCAGCAGGATCTACTGCATGCTTATATCGAAAATGAAAAATTCAAGGACATTCTAAAACTGATCCACCAGAGCGGACTCACTCTAACCTCTCACCAGTCCGGTCAATTAGTGAAGATGGTTAAAGAAAATGACGACGCAGCTGAGGAATTGACACCTGAGGAATTACGAATGCTTCTCGAGCATTTGCTGGAGAGCGGCGACCCCGAGGCAGCTGAGATTCTTACCCGGGCGATCAGTTCCCTGCTGGATGAACATGAAGTTTCTTATATCAAAAAATGGGCAGAGCCTCTCAAGCACCATCCCCAGGCAGAACCCGTAATAAAAAAAGTTGACCTGATGAACGAACTAATCGAGGATCCTAACCAGCAAATGAAGTTAGGCGAACTTTATCATGAATTCCGCCAGCCTCAAAAAGCCATTGAGTGTATGAGTTTTGATATGGAACTTCGTGAAGAAGACCATCGACCAGTCCAGTGGCTTGCTAAACTGTATCATGAAGTGGGCATGAAAGAAGAGCATCACGCCTACAAACAGCTGTACATTGATATGGTGAAACGTCGAGCATAAAGATTCAAGAAGCACAACACGAGACTTCAGCGTGTTGTGCTTTTTCTATTTGCTGACATATTTAATTTGATCGCTCCCTTATCAAGAAAATCACCATTAACTAGGAGTAAATAATCAACTCCTTCACCTTCGCAGTTTGTACCGTTTTCCACGTATGGTTTGTTCAGTGGTGCATATGTAATAAAAGAGTGTTAGCCTTTAATATAAGGGAATACATACCAAAACAAGAGAGGATGTGTACATAATTGAAAGTAAAAATTAAACATTTAATTTGTCTCTCAGGACTTGGGCTACTGCTAAGTTTTCTGCTCCCTGTCAACGTTTCAGCCGCAGTGTTCGGTCCAGACTCCTGGGAACAATACCGGTTAAACAAAACAAATAACCCTGTCCACGGAGGATCCGTAGATGAAGCCATCCGAAAAAAGTACCCCACCGACAACCAGCTCAGGGCTACTCCAGTAGTGGTTAATGACACCCTCTACATCGGAAACCACAATACCGGAAGCCTGCAAGCCTTTAATGTGAAAAGTGGCGAGCGTCTATGGAAGTCTTCTGCCCCTAACTGGGTACATTCAGAAATGATATACAAAGACGGTGTTCTTTTTGTCGGCTACGGGAACCGTTATTATCAGGAGAATGGTAACCGCGGAACTGGTGAAAGCGGAGTCCTGGCTGTAGATGCGGAAACAGGAGAAACCGTATGGAAGTTTGATACGAATGGAGAAGTCATGCCTACCCCCGCCATCCATGGGGATCACGTCTATATCACGGCAGGTGATGAACAGCTATATGGCGTGAACCGTGAATCAGGGGAACTGGACTGGCAGTTTGATCTTGGAAGTATCGTCAGTATGTCCTCTCCCGTCATTGAAGGGGATACTCTTTATGTAGGCGGAGGTGGAAGTGCAGAGCAGTTTCATTTTAACGCCATCAATCTTGCCAATCAGGAACGAAAATGGGAAACGGAATTTGACCAGGTGGCGGCAGGACTGGATGACGTGCCCCCTGTCGTAAGTGAAACTTCGATCTATACCACTGCCCTCGTAAAAGCCGAGGGAGACAATATGTATGAACATATGCTGTATGAAATGGACAAAGAAACGGGTGAAATCACGCATAAAGAATCCCTGGGCACAGGAGAGCATGTAAAAAACAATAAATCCGGCGCTCCTGTCCTGCAGGATGGAACCATTTTTGTGGGAAGCCCGATTACACAAAAATTCTATGCCTTTGATACGGAAGCTAAAGAGATGAAATGGGAGTATGAAGGCGGCGTCAATAAAGCCCCACCTGTTGCCTATAACGAATATGTTTATTTTGGTAACGCAGCGGGAGACGTCTTCACTTTTGAAGCAGAATCCGGCGAATTGGTTAACCAAATGAAGCTTGGCGGTACGCTTGCCCCGGCCGGCGCGATTATTATGAACGAGCACTATATATCTGGAAGCCAGGACGGAAATGTTTACATTCACCCTCTTGAAGATATTCGAACTCTAAGTGAATCCGAACTGTACACTGGCGAAAAGTCAGAGGAATTTACCGAGGTATCATCGGATCAGGCAAACGCTGGGGACTCCACATCTTCATCCGATGGCTCTGAAGAATCCAGCAACTCAAACACCACCCTGATCATCATCCTTGTCGTATTAGCCCTAGTCATTTTCTTAGGTATCTATTGGTATCGTAAAAACTCTGGAAAAAAGAACTCTCAGCCAAAATAATGCCATTAAAAAAGCCGCTCTCATCGTAAGAGCGGCTTTTTTATTTCTGTTATTGAGCTTTTCTCTGATCTTCTGAATGTCTTATATTCGCCTTTAAGCGTCGAATATCCACTTTCGTTAAAATCGAGACAATTAAAGCAATGACGAATAAACCAGCAAAATAAATTAAACTACTCTCATAGCTGCCTACTGTGTCTCTCATGAAGGCTGCGAATGTAGGGCCAACTAAACCAGCTGCTGCCCAGGCAGTCAAAATATAGCCGTGGATTGCTCCAAGTTCTTTCGTTCCAAACAAGTCGCCAATAAAGGCGGGAATAGTTGAAAATCCTCCACCATAACACGTATAAATAATCCCGAAGAAAATGACAAATAGTGTAACAGATGTGGTCATTGGTAACACGATGAACAACACAATCTGCAGAGCAAAGAAAATCAAGTA
The Halobacillus halophilus DSM 2266 DNA segment above includes these coding regions:
- a CDS encoding MurR/RpiR family transcriptional regulator codes for the protein MKNSLTGGLVILNEMKDKLPPSERKIAQFILDQPHEAIHCTASQLGELSSTSSAAVMRLCKSLGLKGLQELKLRISGDLQKKPGSKYRDIQPGEQPDSIVEKVTSNSMQAINETTELVDYQTLARAVEVLKNARRIHFFGVGASGIVAQDAQQKFLRMNKSTSAFTDLHNAVMNIANVDEQDVVFGISFSGETYETAKVMEIAKEKGAKTISLTRYGQSPVTNSANISLFISASREIPAPFRSGATSSRLAQLHMIDILFVNLVTEQYEQASAYFNEITDVMNQLKGK
- a CDS encoding carbohydrate ABC transporter permease, with protein sequence MKRKGGFFSRSIVRIPLIIWSLAVLYPIVWMILGAFKSNAEIYSNPWGMPESFNFGNFVDAWTNYNIDISVFNSLIVTGLGALLTLAMAIPTSYALERMRFRGNRLLFTLYISAMMIPMVLGWIPLFFLLMQLNLLDNIFGLAIVYAVSQLPFSIFVLTSFMATIPKSLEEAASIDGMSPYGILWKIITPLSTTGIITVTIMNMIQFWNEYFMALIFLQSEENYTLALAIDYISNETQYTNAWGTLFASLVIAIVPVIILYAIFQRRIVKGMTEGAIKG
- a CDS encoding carbohydrate ABC transporter permease, whose translation is MVQSKKQRNLFLAFCLVPTFIMFSVFTLYPLFNGLYYSFFEWSGASSLAEFVGFDNYKRLLNDDIIPLTILHDYFLVVTKVIGIMILATFFAVALTQMKIKEAPFYRIVFFFPNIMSVVVIGILWMFIYNPSLGLVNSGLEFIGLESWTRPWLGSEDWALPSLVLPSVWAGIGLFMLMLMGGISNISKSYYEAAEIDGATEWQQFWKVTLPLIWPQIKISILYIIITTLNGSFIIVQVMTKGGPNNSTHVMGSYLYEQAFVKYNFGYGATIGVMILILSLITVLIMQFFMRREKVEY
- a CDS encoding extracellular solute-binding protein, translating into MTIWRKQSAWFMLVAFLVLVLAACAPGAGSEDTSSESEGSDSEGSSESGGDGEISGELEIQYFVGGYGDSWWKEVIGDFKEKYPDVTITEHAGPNINEEMRSRWVSDDPPDVVYIDGAGSSETQMVEDGQLMNLTDWMNGIELEDGTPLSESFIVDPAKYDGDVYSLPLVFDTWGTWYDSAWFEEKGWDVPKDFPGFMDTMGQIKQEEDIAPFVTTGQYPYYFLRGMLYPAFGAAGGDELLNKVITGEEGAWTSEPVLNVMKKVEQMQKEGYIDPGFGALNHTQSQMNFLMHDNAFIPVGFWLPNEMEKDTPEDFQYGFIPSPMQDEGDPYAIVPDLRPLAIAEKAENPEAAKAFVEFVFTKEYAKLFSEHTGAIMNLQGVDLASSEEVPQFLIEANKMINDPDQVQIYQKPHPMSSNLETPISNSLVSLMLGNITAEEFVEEAEKAASEYRSNLE
- the murQ gene encoding N-acetylmuramic acid 6-phosphate etherase is translated as MEDSLALLTTEQRNLRSKHMDQMSTGEILTVMNKEDQRVAEAVQTVLPQVEEAIKYITTALKKGGRLFYVGAGTSGRLGILDASECPPTFMVPPDKVQAVMAGGGDALARARENTEDNEQQGKMDLKDKQLTDLDVVVGITASGRTPYPIGALKYAGEKGAYTISLSCNPLSEISAFAETSIEVVVGPEVLTGSTRLKAATAHKMILNMISTTTMVHLGKVYENLMVDVHASNHKLRERAKRIIVECTQTSYEKADQTLVEADFQVKPAIVMLQSGVSYEKALNLLDKNEGHLRQALRTQDE
- a CDS encoding N-acetylglucosamine kinase, yielding MNYVIGIDGGGTKTTCLFMEAGQNKLPAQPKRIIGKGSNPHIIGFEEAGARLVSLIRQGLAKFTIAPHQIVGVGCGLAGVGRQDDEEHMTELLRKKFYSLNFSENCHLFVTSDSMIALKGALPEEAASGMLVIAGTGSNAIAMDKCGKIIRCGGWGHLIGDEGSGYYISLKALSKVSKAADGRGQDTAITSLLLSDLHLEQPAQLISYLYGRPHEKHEIARLARHVIAASEQGDEVAIALLQEAAEELILHAASLYRESSSFTSETPVTAAGSIFQHSAVVKQHFIEQLHKRRLGTYCKAFGPPEFGACLLAK
- a CDS encoding YceI family protein, which translates into the protein MSTLTLDQAHSAIDFQIKHMMVSKAKGEFTDFNIEVDGDFTDLESAKITATIPVQSIDTGNEDRDNHLRAGDFFEAETYPNMIFESKSIQKVDDDEYKITGDFTIKGVTNEETFNVEYNGTSKSPLDGSTVAGFDVNGKVNREAYGMTYNAAMETGGLMLGKDVKFEGNFEFIVSE
- a CDS encoding outer membrane protein assembly factor BamB family protein yields the protein MKVKIKHLICLSGLGLLLSFLLPVNVSAAVFGPDSWEQYRLNKTNNPVHGGSVDEAIRKKYPTDNQLRATPVVVNDTLYIGNHNTGSLQAFNVKSGERLWKSSAPNWVHSEMIYKDGVLFVGYGNRYYQENGNRGTGESGVLAVDAETGETVWKFDTNGEVMPTPAIHGDHVYITAGDEQLYGVNRESGELDWQFDLGSIVSMSSPVIEGDTLYVGGGGSAEQFHFNAINLANQERKWETEFDQVAAGLDDVPPVVSETSIYTTALVKAEGDNMYEHMLYEMDKETGEITHKESLGTGEHVKNNKSGAPVLQDGTIFVGSPITQKFYAFDTEAKEMKWEYEGGVNKAPPVAYNEYVYFGNAAGDVFTFEAESGELVNQMKLGGTLAPAGAIIMNEHYISGSQDGNVYIHPLEDIRTLSESELYTGEKSEEFTEVSSDQANAGDSTSSSDGSEESSNSNTTLIIILVVLALVIFLGIYWYRKNSGKKNSQPK